The Prunus dulcis chromosome 3, ALMONDv2, whole genome shotgun sequence genome segment TTGTGGATggttatttgattttcatccaCCGCAGGCTAACAAAGCCACAAACTTAAGTTACATAGAATTGAAATGAGCTACCAAGAAAACATATACATAAGTGGAATTTACATATCCTTGTGCTGATGATGAGTCTTTCTGGTTACTAGCTTCCTTCCTAGGTTCAAAACACTAATGTGATTGTCAATAACTAACCCAAGTTTTAATAATGTCTGAAACTAAAAGCACTTTTGTTGAAAACTAGGTATGATTCTGCTGATTTCTAGGTATGACTAGAAATTCAGCTTGAGGAGGAGGGGTTGAGGCATGGCTTGTGTTGATGCAGAGGCCACGCGGCATGCTCTCTGGGGCATGGTGCAGGTGCAGGATGTGCAATGAAGGTAGGAATATCTTCTCCAGGCATCACCACAGAAACTTCTCTGGCATAACTTGTCATCTGCACAAATTCAATACAAAAACTATCTTACAACTCAATTTCCTTAACAGACAGCGCAAAAGCACAaataacatgcaattacaAATAAATCCAAATCAAGGAAGCCACTTTTCTGGCGTGGTTGGTGGCTTTTAAAGATTCAAATGCAGCAAAGCAAGCCCTTTTACTTAATCATTCTTGCAATCCAAGAATAGAACatgaatatgaatatgataATCACTCCTTCACTAGtgggttaaaaaaaaagtaaaccaATAACAATAAGAAATTTCCTTCACGTGAAAAAGCTGTCTGCAGAATGCTTAACCCTCTCCTCAAATCAAGGCTTCTCACAAACCAAATTCAACTATGAAACATCAAAATATATTCACAATTCATCGATCACTCAATGTCGTACGGACACGTGGCACCCGAacataatttgttttattatgcATAAGAAACAAATGAGTTGGTGGTATGCCTGTTTTTGGAGATCATACAAGGCATAAACATTTGGAACATCAATCACATGGTGAACATGGGTCCTTGCACCATGTGGCTAAGTTTTGCCATTCCCATGCTTAAAATCAGGGTTCATGGCAGTAGTTGGTCAAAGAACAAGTACTTGATCAGTATATAAATCTCATAATTTTATCAATAATTGAGTCAAAGACTCTACTTATGGCTTGATAGTTTacctaaaaaaacaaattaagaacAGTCAACAAAGCATTACAAACATTAATAATGAGAAATGGTTTGAAATGATGaaaatatgataaaattttcatgatTTAAAATAATGGGTTTTGGGATATTAATAATCAAATAAGATTGCAAGTAATGCAGATCCTATAAACTATGCAGCCCACTATAGAAATGGAAGCTCCAAATAACTCACTGTCATCTTGATGACATTGTTACTTAAACTAAAACCACTAACCCCCCAATTAGCTAAAGAGCCTAACAAATGTACACAAAAGACAACAACAAATtctacaaataaaaacaggGTTCTGTTCTGTTCTTTCTTCTGTTAGTGACactatattttgtttttgcttttgtttttggtggagaatgacaaacccattttcattttgaacaAAATCCAGTGAAACTGGAATCAGCTCAGCTATAATTGCACCCCCataaaagaaagtaaaaaaaagtttagcAGTGAACAAGAGAAATTAAATGAAGCTTACTTTGGGAGAGTGGTGATCAAGCTTGGGATTCTGGTAGACAATCTGTTGCTGGAGATCAAAACGAGTGGTTCGAGAAGTTGAAGGCAGATGTGATGATCTGGGCCTGAAAAATCTCTCAAAAATAGCCATAACAAGAAACATTGATATAAGAATGGCAGTAGCAACAAAACCCAAGGAAACTGCATTGACTGAGTTGTTAAAGTTCCTCCACtgctcttcttctctctctgtatttTGTGCAGCCATCATCATGGCTGGTGCCATAGCCATGCCGCCGTCCCAATTATCTTCACCCCACATTTAGAGCCAAACCTCAGCAGAAacctttctcttctctcttcctttatGTCATTAACAACTAAGCTCAGAAAAAATGGtgaggaaaaagagagaaaccCAGTTGTGCATTTCTTCACTTCATAGTGAATTGTAGAGCAGAAAAGcagaaaaaacagagaaaaaaacagagagaaaaacagaggGATGGTTGGAGGT includes the following:
- the LOC117623556 gene encoding uncharacterized protein LOC117623556 yields the protein MWGEDNWDGGMAMAPAMMMAAQNTEREEEQWRNFNNSVNAVSLGFVATAILISMFLVMAIFERFFRPRSSHLPSTSRTTRFDLQQQIVYQNPKLDHHSPKMTSYAREVSVVMPGEDIPTFIAHPAPAPCPREHAAWPLHQHKPCLNPSSSS